From the genome of Oceanivirga salmonicida:
AGATTTTCATTTGAACAAAGAAATATTATAGGGACATATAAATTTTTAGGTTATTCCAATAAAATTGTGATTAAGAAATTTCTTTTATATGCTTTAATACCAGCTATAATTGGAATAATATTTGGTAGTGTTATTGGTGTATTATTATTACCTAAATTATTAATACCTAGTTTTTTCACAAATACTATTGATATATTTACTAAGTTTAATTTATACATAGATTATAAAATAATATTGATAAATGCGTTCGTTTTAATAGCTGTAATAATATTGACAGTTATTTTAATATTAAGAAAATTATTAAACAAAAAAGTTATAACTTTGCTTAATTCTAATGATGAAAAGATTAGTGTTGTGAAATTTAAAAGTATAATTTTAAGAAATTTAATCAAATATAAATTAAGATTATTTATGACATTATTTGGAATTAGTTTATGTACTTCGTTAATATATTTGGGAATTGCAATAAGATACTCTATAAAAGACATAGTTGATATACAATATAGTAAAATACAAAAAGTAGATGCAACTGTATATTTAAAACCAAATGTTAGTAATGAAGAAATAGAAAAATATATAAATAAAATTAGTAATGATGCAGAAGTATTGAAACAGAATTCAAGTATAGTAAAAATAGAAAAAAATAATAGGGAATATAATATAGAAAAAATAGAAATAATTGATAATAATTATAAAGATTTTTATACTTTTGAATTAGAAGAAAATGAAACAATAATTTCAAACAAAACAGCTAAAATATTGGAAATATCTGAAAATGATAATATAGGTTATTTAGATAGATATAATCAAAACGAAAATATAAAAATTGATAAAATATTTGAAAATTATATTTCGCAATATATATATACTAAAAATAAAGATAGTATTGTAAATTCTTTAGCTATAAAATTTAAAAATGAAAAAATTGATTTAAATGAT
Proteins encoded in this window:
- a CDS encoding ABC transporter permease, with the protein product RFSFEQRNIIGTYKFLGYSNKIVIKKFLLYALIPAIIGIIFGSVIGVLLLPKLLIPSFFTNTIDIFTKFNLYIDYKIILINAFVLIAVIILTVILILRKLLNKKVITLLNSNDEKISVVKFKSIILRNLIKYKLRLFMTLFGISLCTSLIYLGIAIRYSIKDIVDIQYSKIQKVDATVYLKPNVSNEEIEKYINKISNDAEVLKQNSSIVKIEKNNREYNIEKIEIIDNNYKDFYTFELEENETIISNKTAKILEISENDNIGYLDRYNQNENIKIDKIFENYISQYIYTKNKDSIVNSLAIKFKNEKIDLNDDIVYTVSYTADNKEIFNNQIKSLNAVVVFMIVLGASLAITVTYNLGNINIIERRREIATLEVIGYTNRELNRYIFREILILAILSITVGIFLGRYLHIIVADQFKTSVIELVLYFNYNVILYSALLPFMFVILVLVVLTKQIRDINMIESLKISE